From the genome of Anopheles moucheti chromosome 3, idAnoMoucSN_F20_07, whole genome shotgun sequence, one region includes:
- the LOC128300604 gene encoding serine protease inhibitor Kazal-type 1-like — protein sequence MRFWSVVMLLVAAVLLLGGESVSARRSADGACACPRIYDPVCGTDLSTYSNRCLLNCKAEELAARSIELRILRHGACDEPIEEPIEEQPEE from the coding sequence ATGCGGTTCTGGAGCGTTGTGATGCTGTTAGTGGCCGCCGTACTACTCCTGGGCGGGGAAAGTGTCTCCGCAAGACGGTCTGCTGATGGTGCTTGTGCCTGTCCGCGCATATACGACCCGGTCTGTGGAACCGACCTCAGCACGTACTCCAATCGTTGCCTGCTGAACTGCAAAGCCGAGGAATTGGCGGCTCGGTCGATTGAGCTGCGAATTTTGCGCCACGGAGCCTGTGACGAACCGATCGAAGAGCCGATCGAGGAACAGCCGGAGGAATAA